A window of Lepidochelys kempii isolate rLepKem1 chromosome 1, rLepKem1.hap2, whole genome shotgun sequence contains these coding sequences:
- the DLD gene encoding dihydrolipoyl dehydrogenase, mitochondrial isoform X1: MQRWSRVCCALAQRSHFSRIHHGLQGICAVSLRSYTDLADADITVIGSGPGGYVAAIKAAQLGFKRLVTGIAVGRCCHAVLSKKAYFSLKTVCVEKNETLGGTCLNVGCIPSKALLNNSHLYHLAHGKDFASRGIEITGIHLNLEKMMEQKSGAVKSLTGGIAHLFKQNKVIHVPGFGKITGKNQVTVSKEDGSTQVINTKNILIATGSEVAPFPGITIDEDTIVSSTGALSLKQVPEKMVVIGAGVIGVELGSVWQRLGADVTAVEFLGHVGGMGIDMEISKNFQRILQKQGLKFKLNTKVTGATKRPDGKIDVSIEAAAGGKTEVITCDVLLVCIGRRPFTQNLGLEDIGIELDNKGRIPINTRFQTKIPNIYAIGDVVAGPMLAHKAEDEGIICAEGIAGGAVHIDYNCVPSVIYTHPEVAWVGKSEEQLKEEGTEYKIGKFPFAANSRAKTNADTDGLVKILSQKTTDRMLGAHILGAGAGEMVNEAALAMEYGASCEDVARVCHAHPTVSEAFREANLAASFGKAINF; this comes from the exons ATGCAGCGCTGGAGCCGGGTCTGCTGCGCGCTCGCCCAG AGAAGCCATTTTAGTCGAATCCATCATGGCCTACAGGGGATTTGTGCAGTGTCGCTGAGGAGCTATACTGATCTAG CTGATGCTGACATCACAGTTATTGGTTCTGGGCCTGGGGGATATGTTGCTGCTATCAAAGCAGCTCAACTTGGCTTTAAG agactggtAACAGGGATTGCTGTGGGTAGATGTTGCCATGCAGTTCTTTCTAAGAAAGCCTACTTCAGtcttaag ACTGTTTGTGTGGAGAAAAATGAAACATTGGGTGGAACCTGTTTGAATGTTGGCTGCATTCCTTCCAAG GCTTTGCTGAACAACTCACATCTGTATCATTTGGCCCATGGAAAGGATTTTGCTAGTAGAGGAATTGAAA TTACAGGAATCCACTTGAATTTAGAGAAGATGATGGAGCAGAAAAGTGGTGCAGTGAAGTCCTTGACAGGTGGAATTGCCCATTTGTTTAAACAGAACAAG GTCATACATGTGCCTGGATTTGGAAAAATAACTGGCAAAAACCAAGTCACGGTATCCAAAGAGGATGGTAGCACTCAGGTTATCAATACAAAGAATATTCTCATAGCCACAGGTTCAGAAGTTGCTCCCTTCCCTGGAATTACG ATTGATGAAGACACAATTGTATCATCAACTGGTGCACTATCCCTGAAACAAGTCCCTGAAAAGATGGTTGTAATTGGTGCAGGAGTCATTGGTGTGGAATTG GGTTCAGTTTGGCAGCGTCTTGGTGCAGATGTGACAGCTGTTGAGTTCTTGGGCCATGTTGGTGGAATGGGTATTGATATGGAGATCTCTAAAAACTTTCAGCGTATCCTTCAGAAACAAGGACTCAAATTTAAACTAAATACCAAGGTTACTGGTGCCACCAAGAGGCCAGATGGAAAGATTGATGTTTC TATTGAAGCAGCTGCTGGTGGAAAGACAGAAGTAATCACCTGTGATGTATTACTTGTTTGCATTGGTCGACGTCCTTTTACTCAGAACCTAGGGCTGGAAGATATTGGAATTGAACTTGATAACAAGGGTAGAATCCCAATCAATACCAGATTCCAAACCAAAATTCCAAA CATCTATGCTATTGGTGATGTAGTTGCTGGGCCGATGTTGGCTCACAAAGCTGAGGATGAAGGCATTATCTGCGCTGAGGGGATAGCTGGAGGTGCAGTTCACATTGACTATAACTGTGTGCCCTCAGTGATTTACACACACCCTGAAGTTGCCTGGGTTGGCAAATCAGAGGAACAGTTGAAAGAGGAG GGGACAGAATACAAAATTGGAAAGTTCCCATTTGCTGCTAATAGCAGAGCTAAGACTAATGCTGACACAGATGGCTTGGTGAAGATACTTAGTCAGAAAACAACAGACAGGATGCTGGGTGCTCACATTCTAGGCGCA GGTGCTGGGGAGATGGTTAATGAAGCTGCTCTTGCTATGGAATATGGAGCATCATGTGAAGATGTAGCCAGAGTTTGCCATGCCCATCCA ACTGTGTCGGAAGCCTTCAGGGAAGCAAACCTAGCAGCATCTTTCGGCAAAGCTATCAACTTCTAA
- the DLD gene encoding dihydrolipoyl dehydrogenase, mitochondrial isoform X2 has product MQRWSRVCCALAQRSHFSRIHHGLQGICAVSLRSYTDLADADITVIGSGPGGYVAAIKAAQLGFKTVCVEKNETLGGTCLNVGCIPSKALLNNSHLYHLAHGKDFASRGIEITGIHLNLEKMMEQKSGAVKSLTGGIAHLFKQNKVIHVPGFGKITGKNQVTVSKEDGSTQVINTKNILIATGSEVAPFPGITIDEDTIVSSTGALSLKQVPEKMVVIGAGVIGVELGSVWQRLGADVTAVEFLGHVGGMGIDMEISKNFQRILQKQGLKFKLNTKVTGATKRPDGKIDVSIEAAAGGKTEVITCDVLLVCIGRRPFTQNLGLEDIGIELDNKGRIPINTRFQTKIPNIYAIGDVVAGPMLAHKAEDEGIICAEGIAGGAVHIDYNCVPSVIYTHPEVAWVGKSEEQLKEEGTEYKIGKFPFAANSRAKTNADTDGLVKILSQKTTDRMLGAHILGAGAGEMVNEAALAMEYGASCEDVARVCHAHPTVSEAFREANLAASFGKAINF; this is encoded by the exons ATGCAGCGCTGGAGCCGGGTCTGCTGCGCGCTCGCCCAG AGAAGCCATTTTAGTCGAATCCATCATGGCCTACAGGGGATTTGTGCAGTGTCGCTGAGGAGCTATACTGATCTAG CTGATGCTGACATCACAGTTATTGGTTCTGGGCCTGGGGGATATGTTGCTGCTATCAAAGCAGCTCAACTTGGCTTTAAG ACTGTTTGTGTGGAGAAAAATGAAACATTGGGTGGAACCTGTTTGAATGTTGGCTGCATTCCTTCCAAG GCTTTGCTGAACAACTCACATCTGTATCATTTGGCCCATGGAAAGGATTTTGCTAGTAGAGGAATTGAAA TTACAGGAATCCACTTGAATTTAGAGAAGATGATGGAGCAGAAAAGTGGTGCAGTGAAGTCCTTGACAGGTGGAATTGCCCATTTGTTTAAACAGAACAAG GTCATACATGTGCCTGGATTTGGAAAAATAACTGGCAAAAACCAAGTCACGGTATCCAAAGAGGATGGTAGCACTCAGGTTATCAATACAAAGAATATTCTCATAGCCACAGGTTCAGAAGTTGCTCCCTTCCCTGGAATTACG ATTGATGAAGACACAATTGTATCATCAACTGGTGCACTATCCCTGAAACAAGTCCCTGAAAAGATGGTTGTAATTGGTGCAGGAGTCATTGGTGTGGAATTG GGTTCAGTTTGGCAGCGTCTTGGTGCAGATGTGACAGCTGTTGAGTTCTTGGGCCATGTTGGTGGAATGGGTATTGATATGGAGATCTCTAAAAACTTTCAGCGTATCCTTCAGAAACAAGGACTCAAATTTAAACTAAATACCAAGGTTACTGGTGCCACCAAGAGGCCAGATGGAAAGATTGATGTTTC TATTGAAGCAGCTGCTGGTGGAAAGACAGAAGTAATCACCTGTGATGTATTACTTGTTTGCATTGGTCGACGTCCTTTTACTCAGAACCTAGGGCTGGAAGATATTGGAATTGAACTTGATAACAAGGGTAGAATCCCAATCAATACCAGATTCCAAACCAAAATTCCAAA CATCTATGCTATTGGTGATGTAGTTGCTGGGCCGATGTTGGCTCACAAAGCTGAGGATGAAGGCATTATCTGCGCTGAGGGGATAGCTGGAGGTGCAGTTCACATTGACTATAACTGTGTGCCCTCAGTGATTTACACACACCCTGAAGTTGCCTGGGTTGGCAAATCAGAGGAACAGTTGAAAGAGGAG GGGACAGAATACAAAATTGGAAAGTTCCCATTTGCTGCTAATAGCAGAGCTAAGACTAATGCTGACACAGATGGCTTGGTGAAGATACTTAGTCAGAAAACAACAGACAGGATGCTGGGTGCTCACATTCTAGGCGCA GGTGCTGGGGAGATGGTTAATGAAGCTGCTCTTGCTATGGAATATGGAGCATCATGTGAAGATGTAGCCAGAGTTTGCCATGCCCATCCA ACTGTGTCGGAAGCCTTCAGGGAAGCAAACCTAGCAGCATCTTTCGGCAAAGCTATCAACTTCTAA